The genomic segment GCAAAGAAAGATTATATTATACTTCTGGAAAAAGCTGGTCCTTTAGAATGTACATAGTGTTTAAAGGGCTCAGCTTACAAATGACCCTAAATTGTTATAGTGCAATTTTTAATATTAACACATGGTAAGatgttaaagtggttgttcaccttataatgaacttttagtatgaaagtGATCTGTGACCCCCACTTTAAAGCttaaaagaatcagaagaagaaaaACTGAttaccaattgaaatgttgtacattcTAATGGACCtacaacacaaaatatatttattacccTTATACTCAACCCTCATCAggttagaaaaaaacacattacagTCCTATCCCCTTGTAGCCAAAACAGaaacagaataaaacaaaataagcGTTAAAATAAAGAATGTTGATGATGTTATGTTCCTTATTGTACTGATCCAACACTGGTTCTATTGCAGTGAGATGCCTGAACTGTTCTGGTGTATCCGACACCTTTGATCAGTTTCTGGACTTACAGTTGGACATTAAGGTAAGGCAATTGCATGGATAcaatacactatttctatgcactGTACCGTCACTTGCTTGACTCATTTcgaatttttttacttttatattctGTCAGAAGGCAAACAGTGTTATTGAGGCCCTAAAGGAATATGTGAGGCCAGAAAACCTTGGAGAAAGTTGCTACAAATGCAGCAAGTAAGTTTCTTCCTCTTACTCTAGGCCTCACCATTAGTTTGAATTTGTTTTCCACGATTAAAAAATGTGTCTTGTTATCAATTTAATTGCCAAATTGTTATCATGAACAGCCATGTCCAATTAATGTTTCTACTAATCACATCACATGTTCACTTAATCCCTTTACAGGTGCAATGAAATGGTGACAGCGACTAAGACTTTCTCTATTCACCAGCCACCCAATGTCCTGACTTTGTGCCTGAACAGGTTTGATGTGTTCAGTGAAAACAAGATTTCTAAGGTAAGTACTGCCATTTGCTGTCACTCATCCATTCTGCAAATTTTACAAAATCTTTTGGATGTGGAGAATATTACAAATGCTTTCTAATGGGATATTAATGGGTTATTCCAAGTCAGTGATATACAGTAGCTAAGGGCCTTGGagagaactgacacagttacaaaTCCTTGTTACCTTTGGGGGGGTGAAGATATGAGTGTAGAGGATTTTACAAATGCTTTCTAATGGGGTATAAATGGGTTATTCCATGTGATATAGCTAAGGTCCTATAGCTAAGGAGAGAACAGAGACAGTAGCAAATCTTCGTTACCTTTGGGGGGGGTGTAGATATGAGTGTTTGAGTTAAAGGaaagttattattgttattggttAGTGTTATTACAGGGTCTTCCATCTCTAACAGCTGTTAACTCCAATGAAGAGcattattacattgtaaaataatTCCCTTTATTCATATGATACTGTAGAATGAAAATGGTAGACTATATAGATTTGAGATCAATATAGACTGATCTAATAGACATTTAAGCACTGTATAAAAAGTTTTTTGTCTTGTTCCCAATTATGCAGATGGTTACCTATCCAGAGTTTATTGACATTCATCCTTATACCTCAGAGAAGAGTGAAGGGACAATTAATTACAGGCTATATGCCGTCCTTGTCCATGCTGGGAATACATGCAATAGCGGACATTATTACTGCTATGTGCAGGTAAGAAACTAAATAGTTCATATTATAATAGTAGGGAAATTGCATGTAGCAGAGTTCTAATTTTACTTACTAACTTTAATGATTAAATTCCAGAAAACTGCTAAAAACCTACCATATTTTATAGGCTACACTGTTGCCACCTTCATTTTTGGTGCAAATTATCAAAGATTTCTTTCTATCTGTTGCAGGCTCCTAACAGCAAGTGGTATAAAATGAATGATGACTGTGTGACCCCCGTAGACATAAACACAGTGCTGAAACTGGAGGCCTACCTGTTGTTCTATATCAGGTATGAACTTCTCTATTTACCATGCCTGTAAAATCACAAAATATGCATTGTGTAATACAATAACAACACAATTAAAGCCCACCTATAAGACTTTATTAAACCGTTGATGTTTGattctttcttttttaaagatCCAACAGAATACCAACTAATTTGATCCCAGCTACACCTAAGCACCAACAGCCACCTATGAGACAACCAGCAGGCTCTGGGACAGCCCCTATGAAAAAGGTAATGCTGAAATTCTATGTGAAACAATACCCACctattgtttaaagaaaaaaaaacagaatttgcaTTAATTTAGTTTAATCAGTTAGTGCTGGGTCAAGATGCAACCTTCCTACCACCACCCCCTTCCCCCTGCTACCTAAAGTAAGCCAGGGTGGGCAGGAGTAGAGTCCATTATAATGTAattttggggggtgggtccaTAGGTACCTGCCTATCCTGCCTATGCCTACTTCTAGCCCTGTCTTACTAGCAATATTGTGCCACAGCAGCAGTCTTTGCTGACTTGTTTCTTAGAAACTATTGACAGAATTGTTAGCTTGGAAAATGCATTCAAAATAAATTCTTTATGGATTAATTACAACTGTGTCACAGATATTACAGTTTTGATACTAGGAGTGCTGCTAGGGGCTTACAGTACTGTTGTGTATATTTGCAACTAACACATCTATTCTGTCATAGGAAACAGAGGAAAGGAAACGAAAAGCCTTTAAAAGGCCTATTCCTACTGAAGCAAACCCAACAGAAACTTCAAGTCTCCAAGAGCCAATGGATCGTaaaccagcagccaaaaaatttaaattggaCCGATCCTTCTTGTACAAGGTAATATCTCATTTATCAAATAATCAGTTGGTTAAAAAAGCAACTAATGTATTTGGATTTTATCTATGAGCTTCTTCCCTTTGGGTTTGCATTTTGCTACCATTCACACTATTATTTCCTGTTCATTACAGATGCCAAAAACTAATGATAAAGAAGACAAACAGTTGGTGCCAAACAGAGACAACAAGATAAAAAACCTTAAAAGGCCCCTGCATAATGCAGATGAAAGTGATGCACCACCAAAGAAAACATGTCTGCGCTGAGAAAAAAAACAGCTTCTCACCAGGCATATACCCAATCCAAGTGAAATGTACCCCAGGAGAACAGGAAATGAGAAGAACCCTGGAAAACCTAAAATTTAGCTTCCCATGGGAGAAGGTGAGATGTGAAAGATGGCTTTTAATATTGATGATGGATGCTATGAATACTTTAGAATGCTAATGGGAATGCTTTTTCACCTATCTAGGTTTCATTTTATGTCTTCTGAAGCCCCAGTGGTTGGATGTCCCAGCATTGTACAATGAGACAATTTCCTGTTATTTTTAATAGTAACTTTCCATTGTTGTCATGACTGGGCAAgagtaagggccgtgacacaacACGCAAATTTCAAGTCTGGGACAAGCTGTTAGAACCAATAATACAAATGGTAActgcgtgactaatctccccgtgtgtcacggccctaacgCATGGAAAAGAAACAACAGAATGCTGGGGATTTATCATCACTGCCCAGGACATTCCCCTTGGATCATAAGGTCTGGGATACCTTGAGGCAGCCTTCCACTAAAGAATTCAAAAAGGTACTTTATATCCAATTATTACCATaactttgttgttttttttaaatatttcatatgaCTGTTAGTACCGCCAGCATTTCCATGAAATTTCACTAATCTTGCAATGGAAAATCTATTTTACAGCTGCTTTGTTCTACTGTGTCATGGACTTCGTGAGCGTGTAATATTGGCAGCAAAACGACCCAAAGCGCGGAAGGTGGCCTTCTCCCTATACAGCGAAACTACTGAAAACTATAGCAGAAGTCctactgtatattttaaatactgtatatacagtattgcatATTGTGTATTTACAGGGTCGGAATAACCCTTGTTATTATCAAAtaaatttcaaatattttaaacaaataaaaccctttttattttattttaatcatttgaGATTAATTGCCATGAATGTTGTAAAAATAAATCATGGAGAAAGCacagaattatgggaagatcatctCCATTAGActtcaataaaaaacaaataatttcaattgttatgtattttattttgtccgtaaaaatccttattggaaacaatccaattgggtttaattaatgtttgaattattttttaaggaggtcaggtatggagttccaaataacagaaaggccccttatccaaaaaaacccaggtcctaagcattccagaCAACAGATTAATTTAAATCATGTATCACATATATAACTTTGCCTTTGATAACAaatttcatgttgggttgaaaaacgtgaagtcactcaatgaaatctgatctgttgactccacccactttttctaaccttggatcacagttatatagtaaaaaccactgtgcaaagtttggggaccctgggtttaatagtgtctaaatggcagaaatttaaatttccctactgaaagtcaacaagtgacatctgattgagGGTTGgtggtgctaagaataagaaggaaaagcggaagaataagatgaagtcgaagaacagtatgttgggtttttcaacccaacataactattTAATGATAAATGTATTATAATGAGAGGAGGGGGATTAACAAATGTTCAATCCAAAGAATCTGAAAGAAACTAAAGGCATGACAAGTTTGGATTCCTGTAGTGAAGCCTGAAGGCTCAAggaatcataaatctgccccttagtgtgttgtCACAGCGAGATGGTGGCAGGGTTAAATGTCTATAACTGCCATATAGTGTCTTTAGTTAGCGGAGATTTAGCAGAGCTAGTTGGCAGCTTATTTCCCTGTGTATGGGACCTATatattttctattctatttccatctccactgtggccctgaatactgcactttgctagtttattgggaattgctgcactattctatTCCCAATATTGCATCTATTCCCAATATTGCATGCCCCTTATTCCTGTGCTCCACCAATTTGTAGATTTGATGACCTCCATCGTAAACTCAtccaaggctaatgccagacgaggcgtagggcggatattttcggaaagcggaaaagcgcttgccgaaaataccgccctacgcctcctacatgcgcctgcacccgaatgaatggtattttcggcaagagcttttccacttgctgaaaatatccgccctacacctcgtctggcatcagcctaaacaaaCTTTGTAATTCAGTGTATCTTCTCTCATCATTGGACACAGCTAAGTGATTTAATTTGTTAGTTAACTGGCTTCAATCAGCTCTGATTCCCCAGTCCTGTGTACAGGAGTGGCCCagctctccctatatcttaagagcctcatttgggaaagcagcgcaAGGGTAGCAGCATAAgagtgaatccttccaaagtgaatcattcacaagtgaactgaaaagGGAGTTTAACGAGGAGTATAACAAGAGGAGCAACTGAGGAACAACGGCAGAAAACTCGGCAGCCTCTGTCTATGAGAATCAGAGCCCAATTTCCAGGATATACTGGCATAATGTTACtgctcttattagttttatctttcatgtttgtgcttccaaaagtagcttcttcctttagccctccagctgactgtccctactccataGTAATATCACCCTCTCTGCTCCATACAACACACTACTGCTCTTATAATCTATATAACTTTTTGAAATATCTAACACCTCCAACTAATACCTTGCAAAAGCTTAAAGATTTCAAATCATtctcccacctcctctccctctccttactgttCCTACTTTCTCAAAATCCTGGtccctgccgtatccctatctgctatcgcccacgcaatgcttctCATCTGGTCAAACTCTCACAAACTACTAACCTgtctaaccttattcaaattcctacactctcctcttcttatctcccattctcttgtgcccttctcaatacccgctctgtaactaacaaagccactTT from the Xenopus tropicalis strain Nigerian chromosome 5, UCB_Xtro_10.0, whole genome shotgun sequence genome contains:
- the LOC101735032 gene encoding ubiquitin carboxyl-terminal hydrolase 17-like protein D; amino-acid sequence: MVTATKTFSIHQPPNVLTLCLNRFDVFSENKISKMVTYPEFIDIHPYTSEKSEGTINYRLYAVLVHAGNTCNSGHYYCYVQAPNSKWYKMNDDCVTPVDINTVLKLEAYLLFYIRSNRIPTNLIPATPKHQQPPMRQPAGSGTAPMKKVMLKFYVKQYPPIV